The following proteins are co-located in the Patescibacteria group bacterium genome:
- a CDS encoding phosphomannomutase/phosphoglucomutase gives MQLPEHIFKANDIRGLLEEVSPEVAYLAGRAIVRKTGAKTVVVGRDMRSTSEALQAEAIRGIRSMGADALNIGLTTTSVFNFAISSLKNVDAGLMVTASHNPAEYNGIKFGDGSGLPISGPAILDEIKKDDGALLDLGKVTDHNVVEEYVEACIKNANLPDVKGMKIAVDYGNGMGTVAFRPLAKRLGLELTELYAEPDARFPNHEANPNKRETLAEIEKLLASGDFAFGAALDGDADRIGFLDNKGVPLRGDETLALLAADELERNPGATIIYQPNHTWATLDAINEHGGKGVQRQIGRTRVVEGMRTEGAKLGGEVSSHFFFAEFAGLEAVDFAFCRMLSLIAKAKKPLSKISAPLRKYSNSWEVNFEVHDKVAATKRVEDAYVSQASSVNRLDGIRCEFGRDWWFILRASNTEPLLRLIVEATSKELMEAKRDELAKIIQG, from the coding sequence ATGCAACTTCCGGAACATATTTTCAAAGCTAATGACATTCGCGGTTTACTTGAAGAGGTCTCGCCAGAGGTCGCGTACCTGGCCGGTCGAGCAATTGTGCGTAAGACTGGCGCAAAAACAGTCGTCGTCGGCCGTGATATGCGCAGCACGAGCGAGGCACTGCAAGCGGAGGCGATCAGAGGCATCAGAAGCATGGGTGCCGATGCACTCAATATCGGTCTAACGACTACGAGTGTCTTCAATTTTGCCATATCAAGTCTCAAGAATGTCGACGCCGGGCTCATGGTGACTGCTTCTCATAATCCCGCGGAGTACAACGGTATTAAATTTGGAGATGGTTCGGGGTTGCCGATTTCCGGGCCAGCTATTCTCGACGAGATCAAAAAGGACGATGGCGCACTGCTCGATCTAGGAAAAGTGACTGATCACAACGTGGTCGAGGAGTACGTGGAGGCCTGCATCAAGAACGCAAATCTCCCGGACGTGAAGGGCATGAAGATCGCTGTGGACTACGGCAATGGCATGGGAACGGTTGCCTTCCGGCCGCTCGCCAAGCGTCTCGGACTTGAACTCACGGAGCTTTACGCCGAGCCCGACGCCCGATTCCCAAATCACGAAGCCAACCCAAACAAGCGCGAAACATTGGCCGAGATTGAGAAGCTTCTTGCTTCAGGCGACTTTGCCTTTGGGGCAGCGCTCGACGGTGACGCAGATAGAATCGGGTTCCTCGACAACAAGGGTGTCCCGCTCCGCGGGGATGAAACCCTTGCGCTGTTAGCGGCCGACGAACTTGAAAGAAATCCAGGAGCGACAATCATTTATCAGCCAAATCACACCTGGGCTACACTCGACGCTATCAATGAACACGGCGGCAAAGGCGTACAGAGACAAATCGGCCGCACGCGCGTGGTTGAAGGCATGAGAACCGAAGGCGCAAAGCTCGGCGGGGAAGTGTCTAGTCACTTCTTTTTTGCCGAATTCGCCGGCCTGGAGGCTGTTGACTTTGCTTTCTGCCGAATGTTGTCGCTCATCGCCAAAGCCAAGAAACCCCTTAGCAAAATCTCCGCCCCTCTTCGCAAATACTCGAACAGCTGGGAAGTAAACTTCGAAGTCCATGATAAGGTCGCGGCCACAAAGCGTGTGGAAGACGCATACGTCTCGCAGGCGAGCTCCGTCAACCGCCTGGACGGTATCCGTTGCGAATTTGGTCGCGACTGGTGGTTTATTCTGCGCGCCTCAAACACCGAACCCTTGCTCCGCCTCATCGTCGAAGCGACTTCTAAGGAGCTGATGGAGGCAAAACGCGACGAACTCGCGAAAATCATCCAGGGGTAG
- a CDS encoding thioredoxin domain-containing protein, with protein sequence MKYFWQFFAVIIGLSAVIFLFFVLSVKTKDSITFTGQRIVTTPEITSADPSRGPANAPVTLVMYEDFQCSACAELEPVLNTLLANYGTALRLVWKDLPNNGAHPEAIPAAVAARCAGKQNKFWEFHDTLMANQPLLGDDLYTRIAGELKLKANAFSQCVKNQDTLPLVERGYDEGLALQIASTPTIFLNGTRYSGSLSLSELTRAIDALLPTM encoded by the coding sequence ATGAAGTACTTCTGGCAATTCTTCGCCGTTATCATTGGACTCAGCGCCGTCATCTTTCTCTTTTTTGTACTGTCCGTAAAAACGAAGGATTCCATCACCTTTACCGGCCAAAGAATCGTCACCACGCCGGAAATAACTTCAGCTGATCCAAGCCGTGGTCCGGCAAACGCTCCGGTTACGCTTGTCATGTATGAAGATTTTCAGTGCTCAGCCTGTGCCGAACTCGAACCAGTGCTTAACACGCTCCTAGCAAACTACGGTACCGCTCTCCGCTTAGTCTGGAAGGATCTGCCAAATAACGGAGCGCATCCGGAAGCTATCCCAGCGGCCGTAGCTGCCCGCTGTGCTGGCAAGCAAAATAAATTCTGGGAATTCCATGATACGCTCATGGCTAACCAGCCCCTCTTGGGTGACGATCTCTACACCCGGATTGCCGGCGAACTAAAACTAAAAGCCAACGCCTTTAGCCAGTGCGTTAAAAACCAGGACACCCTACCACTAGTCGAGCGCGGTTATGACGAAGGCTTAGCCCTCCAGATCGCCTCTACGCCAACTATCTTCTTAAACGGCACACGGTACAGTGGGTCACTCTCCCTAAGCGAACTCACCCGCGCCATTGACGCCCTACTCCCAACCATGTGA
- a CDS encoding AAA family ATPase has product MDPNVLWGIAIICGIVGAILLYQGKSGGSGSVKKSSKPSAFSTDLIDQAKKGKLDPFSDREGEIERTIHILLRRSKNNPLLIGEPGVGKTAIVHGLADRIAKGDVPASLKDKSLIAINLASLFGETKFRGELEKRVSDFLKDLEGQSRETILFIDEVHMIVQGSGSEGSLNVTDLFKPALARGDLHIIGATTWDEYAKYIKTDAALDRRFQPVLVDEPEPEQAVRMLKTLRPEYEAFHKVTIPDDVLKEAVRLSDKYIRGRFLPDKAIDLIDEASAKVSIEFEDKQHGKHLGIVHGAAKQTKHPTVTKDDVEDVVNQWREHMDAQKLRQTNK; this is encoded by the coding sequence ATGGATCCGAATGTCTTGTGGGGCATAGCAATTATTTGCGGCATCGTAGGTGCCATTCTTTTGTATCAGGGGAAATCGGGAGGATCTGGCAGTGTGAAGAAGTCGAGCAAACCAAGCGCGTTTTCGACCGATCTCATCGACCAAGCCAAAAAAGGCAAACTTGATCCTTTTTCTGATCGCGAAGGCGAGATTGAGCGAACAATTCATATTCTTTTGCGTCGAAGTAAGAATAATCCCCTTCTAATCGGCGAGCCTGGAGTTGGCAAGACGGCGATCGTGCATGGACTCGCAGACAGAATCGCGAAAGGCGATGTTCCAGCTTCGCTCAAAGACAAATCGCTTATTGCGATCAACCTAGCTTCCCTCTTTGGGGAGACGAAGTTCCGCGGAGAACTCGAGAAACGGGTCAGCGACTTTTTGAAAGACCTCGAAGGCCAGTCTCGAGAAACTATTTTGTTTATTGATGAAGTGCACATGATTGTTCAAGGCAGTGGCAGTGAAGGTTCACTAAATGTTACCGATTTGTTCAAGCCCGCCCTCGCGCGTGGCGATCTGCACATCATTGGCGCGACGACATGGGATGAATACGCGAAATACATCAAGACCGACGCGGCCCTCGATAGACGGTTCCAACCAGTACTCGTCGACGAGCCAGAGCCGGAGCAGGCGGTGCGGATGCTCAAAACACTCAGACCCGAATACGAAGCCTTTCACAAAGTAACTATTCCAGACGACGTGCTCAAAGAGGCGGTTCGACTATCTGACAAGTACATAAGAGGACGTTTCCTTCCGGACAAGGCGATCGATTTAATCGACGAAGCCTCAGCCAAAGTATCAATTGAGTTCGAGGACAAACAACACGGCAAACATCTCGGGATTGTCCACGGTGCAGCCAAACAAACCAAACACCCCACAGTCACAAAAGACGACGTCGAAGACGTAGTAAACCAGTGGCGGGAACACATGGACGCGCAAAAATTACGACAAACCAATAAATAA
- a CDS encoding LemA family protein → MMFLPIIVLILVAVGFWLIGVYNGLVTLKTRVEEALGDIEVQLKRRYDLIPNLVNTVKGYAQHEDSVFTKVTEARSHAMQASTPAQHAEAEGMLTNTLKSLFAVAESYPDLKANDNFRHLQSELVDTEDKIQASRRFYNGQVRDFNIRLAVFPNNMIGNSLGFKKYDFYDAPDEANAVPEVKF, encoded by the coding sequence ATGATGTTTCTACCAATCATTGTCTTGATCCTAGTGGCTGTCGGTTTCTGGCTGATCGGAGTGTACAACGGATTGGTCACACTCAAAACTCGCGTAGAAGAAGCTCTTGGCGATATTGAGGTTCAGCTCAAGCGCCGCTATGACCTCATTCCAAACCTGGTAAACACGGTTAAAGGTTACGCGCAGCATGAAGATTCTGTTTTTACGAAAGTCACCGAGGCACGCAGTCACGCTATGCAAGCTTCCACGCCGGCTCAACACGCGGAGGCCGAGGGCATGCTAACGAACACGCTTAAATCGCTCTTCGCGGTTGCCGAAAGCTACCCAGACCTTAAGGCCAATGACAACTTCCGCCATTTGCAATCAGAGCTAGTGGACACCGAAGACAAGATTCAAGCCTCCCGCCGTTTCTACAACGGCCAGGTTCGCGATTTCAACATTCGCCTAGCCGTCTTCCCAAACAACATGATCGGCAACTCTCTTGGTTTCAAAAAGTACGATTTCTACGATGCACCAGATGAGGCAAATGCAGTGCCTGAGGTGAAATTCTAA
- a CDS encoding M50 family metallopeptidase has translation MLLTIFVFLLVLSLLVLVHELGHYIAARQMGMSVEEFGFGFPPRLFGKKDRNGMLWSVNLIPLGGFVRIKGENGEKRGEHDAFAQKSIPARLYVLFAGVIMNFLLAWVLFTAGFMFGLPSIIEGVDYKSAIISNRAVNVMQVLSESPAHKAGLSEGDQITAIDGKTYANGEEARAALVPHADGSPVHVVFTHDGGTKEADIIPEFNAEAGRPIIGVAIVETGTVRFPFYVAPIKGLVTTAGMTYDIVGAFVGLIAGLFQHRNVAADLSGPIGIASLTGQVARLGFWHLVQFAALLSVNLAVLNAIPFPALDGGRALFVFVEAVRRKPNSLQFEQAAHTIGFALLILLVLFVTYKDIVKLF, from the coding sequence ATGCTGCTCACCATCTTTGTTTTTCTTCTCGTTCTCTCCTTGCTCGTGCTCGTGCATGAACTTGGCCACTATATTGCGGCGCGGCAGATGGGGATGAGTGTTGAAGAATTTGGTTTTGGTTTTCCGCCTAGGCTTTTTGGGAAGAAAGACAGAAACGGCATGCTGTGGAGCGTGAACCTTATCCCCCTCGGCGGTTTTGTGCGTATTAAGGGTGAGAATGGGGAGAAGAGAGGCGAACATGACGCGTTTGCCCAAAAGAGTATTCCAGCGCGTCTGTACGTGTTGTTCGCGGGCGTCATCATGAACTTTCTGTTGGCCTGGGTGTTATTCACCGCGGGTTTTATGTTTGGTCTGCCCTCAATCATTGAGGGCGTGGATTATAAATCAGCCATTATTTCAAACCGCGCCGTGAACGTCATGCAGGTTCTTTCTGAGAGCCCCGCGCACAAAGCTGGACTAAGTGAGGGGGATCAGATCACGGCTATTGATGGCAAAACGTACGCTAACGGCGAAGAGGCTCGTGCCGCACTCGTACCGCATGCGGACGGCTCGCCGGTACATGTTGTTTTTACACATGATGGCGGAACTAAAGAGGCGGACATCATCCCTGAGTTCAACGCTGAGGCGGGCAGACCGATTATTGGTGTAGCCATTGTGGAGACAGGTACGGTGCGTTTTCCTTTCTACGTCGCGCCTATTAAGGGACTGGTGACCACGGCGGGCATGACGTATGACATAGTCGGTGCATTTGTTGGACTTATCGCGGGTCTCTTCCAACATCGGAACGTGGCGGCTGACCTCTCTGGTCCGATCGGAATCGCCTCCTTGACTGGTCAGGTGGCACGCCTAGGCTTCTGGCATTTGGTGCAATTTGCCGCGCTCTTGTCTGTTAACTTGGCCGTCTTAAATGCTATTCCGTTTCCAGCCCTAGACGGCGGTCGCGCCCTCTTTGTCTTTGTCGAAGCCGTTCGTCGAAAACCCAATAGCCTCCAGTTCGAACAAGCCGCCCACACCATTGGCTTTGCGCTGTTGATCTTGCTGGTATTGTTTGTTACATATAAGGACATCGTGAAACTCTTTTGA
- the radA gene encoding DNA repair protein RadA, producing MFVCSHCDAQVLKWSGRCIECGKWGTLTEEDGHAPSSLSQQKLSSKPAPVLKLGEASATVTTPIPTGLSELDRVLGGGIVPGSVTLLAGEPGIGKSTIVAQIAGFQSAYYASGEESEGQVRLRFERLGINPSTILFSNAVDVGAIIAAAKEAKPSIVIVDSIQTMMVAEADAFPGTPTAVRAATTELISFAKSTNTPVLIIGQVTKEGTVAGPKTLEHLVDTLLTLEGDPESTYRILRANKHRFGSTEEIGVFEMTEKGLIAVENPSARFLKERVPGPGSVVTCIMEGSRPFLVEIQALVDKSFFPNPVRRTSGYDASRLQMVLAIVSKRAGIKVYDQDVFVNVVGGIKIDEHAADLAVAAAIISAINDKTFPADTIIVGELGLGGEVRSVPFLERRLKEAERLGMAASLTPKNTKHIRELAR from the coding sequence ATGTTTGTCTGCTCGCACTGCGACGCCCAGGTCCTTAAGTGGTCTGGGCGATGTATAGAATGTGGAAAATGGGGAACGTTGACCGAGGAGGACGGCCACGCGCCGTCTTCTTTATCTCAACAAAAATTGTCCTCTAAACCGGCGCCCGTTTTAAAGTTGGGCGAAGCATCCGCCACGGTAACTACACCTATCCCCACAGGTCTTTCCGAGCTTGATCGAGTTCTGGGCGGAGGCATCGTGCCCGGATCAGTCACCTTACTTGCTGGCGAACCCGGAATCGGCAAGTCGACAATCGTTGCACAAATCGCCGGCTTCCAGAGCGCGTACTATGCGTCCGGCGAAGAGAGCGAAGGCCAAGTTCGCCTGCGGTTTGAACGCCTCGGCATTAACCCGTCGACTATTTTGTTTTCGAACGCTGTCGACGTTGGCGCGATCATTGCCGCGGCGAAAGAAGCTAAGCCGTCTATTGTCATTGTCGATTCTATTCAAACGATGATGGTGGCGGAGGCTGACGCATTTCCAGGGACGCCGACCGCGGTGCGTGCGGCCACGACCGAGCTGATTAGTTTTGCAAAATCCACCAACACGCCTGTTTTAATCATCGGCCAAGTAACTAAAGAAGGAACCGTGGCCGGTCCAAAGACACTCGAACATCTAGTCGACACCTTGCTCACCCTCGAAGGCGACCCGGAATCGACCTATCGCATCCTTCGAGCGAACAAACATCGTTTTGGCAGTACGGAAGAAATAGGCGTTTTTGAAATGACAGAAAAAGGATTAATCGCAGTCGAGAATCCCTCGGCACGGTTCCTCAAGGAGCGGGTACCGGGCCCAGGCTCCGTGGTCACCTGCATCATGGAGGGCAGTCGACCGTTCCTAGTAGAAATCCAGGCGCTCGTCGATAAGTCTTTCTTCCCAAACCCGGTTCGACGAACCAGCGGCTATGACGCGTCTAGGCTTCAGATGGTCCTCGCGATTGTTTCCAAACGTGCTGGCATCAAGGTGTATGACCAGGACGTATTCGTAAATGTTGTCGGTGGAATCAAGATCGATGAACACGCCGCGGACCTTGCCGTGGCAGCCGCCATCATCTCCGCCATCAATGACAAAACCTTCCCCGCTGACACCATCATTGTGGGCGAACTAGGCCTGGGAGGCGAAGTGCGCTCCGTCCCCTTCCTCGAACGTCGGCTCAAAGAAGCCGAACGCCTCGGCATGGCTGCCTCGCTGACACCGAAGAATACTAAACACATCCGAGAGCTTGCTCGATAG
- a CDS encoding ATP-dependent Clp protease ATP-binding subunit has protein sequence MSDLVDKFSPHLNTALTRALTLVLQEGSESITPEHLFWAIGTEDSCLGAQLLKKSGLEAAAFEELTKPAGRSSMTDPKAPKTKPFLSVDAKAAMEKAMLAANLHDHPLVTTEHLLFGILALRPLAISAVFKKAGVDAEKIQEELTQIFRETRAPEPQPAEVRPTGVREVKKAPAQPCIKCGHVHDEVADANEQSALEFFSTELTGADHVKKIDALIGRNMEIDRLARILTRKTKNNPLLLGAPGVGKTAIVEGLAKRIVDGSAPAGLKGTKIYMLDMSAMLAGTMYRGDFEERLHDVIEDLKEAKNAVLFIDEVHTLVGTGSGSGALDAANIMKPSLARGEIRVIGATTREEYKKHIEDDGALARRFAPVSVREPSADETKSILIGLAPAYAKHHGVTFAKEAFATIVEISGRYFPHKAFPDKAIDLLDEVGSACRTKKLDITTDDVRRVAATVTGVPLERLEANDSDKLKTLKSRLADRVLAQTEAVEAVASSIIRAKLGFHRAEKPLASFLFVGPSGVGKTEMAKAVAAEVFEDEKALIRLDMSEYAESFSASKLIGSPPGYVGYKEVARLTDAVKARPYSVVLFDELEKAHKDVHHLLLQILDEGTITDATGTAVNFRNTVIIMTSNAGRELFERGSLGFTGKAIKEKIDMRTILEDEFKAEFLNRIDRICLFGALTPADMEKIAKRELKELELRLKNRGISLKADAAALTQLAKSVNPKLGARDVRRVIAEAIERPLADKVLNNLGKKAKNYRVRAGKKGVEIA, from the coding sequence ATGTCCGACTTAGTTGATAAATTTTCTCCCCACTTAAACACCGCGCTCACCCGGGCGTTGACTTTGGTTCTCCAGGAAGGAAGCGAGTCGATTACGCCGGAACATTTGTTTTGGGCAATTGGAACGGAAGATTCCTGTCTGGGCGCACAGCTCCTCAAAAAGTCAGGACTCGAGGCGGCTGCTTTTGAAGAACTCACCAAACCGGCCGGCCGTAGCTCAATGACTGACCCGAAAGCTCCAAAAACTAAACCCTTTCTTTCGGTCGACGCTAAGGCTGCCATGGAGAAGGCAATGCTCGCTGCCAACCTGCACGATCACCCGCTCGTGACAACCGAGCATCTTTTATTTGGCATCCTCGCCCTCCGTCCGCTCGCGATCAGCGCCGTGTTCAAAAAAGCTGGTGTTGATGCCGAGAAAATACAGGAAGAACTCACTCAAATTTTTAGGGAGACGCGCGCACCAGAACCACAGCCCGCCGAAGTTCGCCCGACCGGCGTGCGCGAAGTTAAGAAAGCGCCCGCTCAGCCGTGTATAAAGTGTGGACACGTTCACGATGAAGTAGCTGACGCCAACGAGCAATCCGCGCTCGAGTTTTTTAGTACTGAGTTAACGGGTGCCGATCACGTCAAAAAGATCGATGCCTTAATTGGTCGTAACATGGAGATCGATAGACTCGCGCGCATTCTTACGCGGAAAACAAAAAATAACCCGCTTCTCCTTGGTGCTCCGGGCGTAGGCAAAACGGCGATCGTCGAGGGTCTCGCCAAGAGAATTGTCGACGGTTCCGCTCCGGCCGGGCTCAAGGGAACAAAAATTTACATGCTCGATATGTCCGCCATGCTGGCTGGCACTATGTATCGAGGTGATTTCGAGGAACGCTTGCACGATGTTATCGAGGATCTTAAGGAGGCAAAGAATGCTGTTTTATTTATTGACGAAGTCCACACGCTCGTCGGCACTGGTTCTGGATCCGGCGCACTCGACGCGGCGAACATTATGAAGCCGTCCCTGGCCCGTGGCGAGATTCGCGTCATTGGGGCCACGACGCGCGAGGAGTACAAAAAACACATTGAAGATGACGGCGCGCTAGCGCGCCGTTTCGCCCCCGTTTCGGTTCGTGAACCATCTGCCGATGAGACCAAATCGATCTTGATCGGCCTGGCCCCCGCCTACGCCAAGCATCACGGTGTGACCTTTGCCAAAGAAGCCTTTGCGACAATTGTCGAAATTTCTGGCCGTTACTTCCCGCATAAAGCATTTCCAGACAAGGCTATCGACCTACTCGACGAAGTTGGCAGCGCCTGCCGGACAAAGAAACTCGACATCACCACAGACGACGTGCGCCGTGTGGCCGCCACCGTAACCGGCGTTCCGCTCGAGAGGCTCGAAGCCAATGATAGTGACAAACTCAAAACGCTCAAATCTCGACTTGCCGACCGTGTCCTTGCTCAGACAGAAGCCGTCGAAGCCGTAGCATCAAGCATCATCCGCGCCAAACTCGGCTTTCACCGCGCCGAGAAACCGCTCGCCTCTTTTCTGTTCGTCGGTCCGTCCGGAGTTGGGAAGACAGAAATGGCCAAGGCCGTAGCAGCGGAAGTTTTTGAAGATGAGAAGGCTTTGATCCGGCTCGACATGAGTGAATATGCGGAAAGTTTTAGCGCCAGCAAACTCATTGGTTCTCCCCCAGGCTACGTGGGTTACAAAGAGGTCGCTCGATTAACTGATGCGGTCAAAGCTCGCCCATACTCGGTCGTCTTGTTCGACGAACTTGAAAAAGCACACAAAGACGTTCATCACCTACTTCTCCAAATTCTCGACGAAGGAACCATTACTGACGCGACTGGTACGGCCGTTAATTTCAGAAACACCGTCATCATCATGACTTCAAACGCCGGTCGAGAGTTGTTCGAGCGCGGTTCCCTTGGCTTCACCGGTAAGGCGATTAAGGAGAAGATCGATATGCGCACGATTCTCGAAGACGAGTTTAAGGCCGAATTTTTGAACCGCATCGATCGCATTTGTTTGTTCGGTGCGTTAACACCCGCCGACATGGAAAAGATTGCCAAGCGCGAACTAAAAGAACTCGAACTTCGCCTCAAGAACCGTGGAATCTCGCTCAAAGCCGATGCTGCCGCTCTAACTCAACTCGCGAAGTCCGTGAACCCCAAACTCGGTGCCCGGGATGTCCGCCGCGTCATTGCCGAAGCCATCGAACGACCGCTGGCAGACAAGGTACTAAATAATCTTGGAAAGAAAGCAAAAAACTATCGAGTCCGCGCCGGTAAGAAAGGGGTAGAGATCGCATAA
- a CDS encoding M48 family metallopeptidase produces MYSQITANKRKTWLLIAIACAVIVVLSVAFGAAYNVDAGSSVVIGTIFASIYSLFSYYFSDKIALSVNGAKQIEKKDAPEIWNIVENLCIADGVPMPKIYIMDDAAPNAFATGRDPQHASIAFTTGLLSILDKQELEGVTSHELSHIKNYDLRVMTIVVVLVGAIMIMSNIFLHSRFSGGGRKNDALVAFVLVGIVLSILSPIFAQLIQLAVSRQREYLADASGALLTRFPEGLASALEKISRANVPMQNANKATAHLFIANPFGNKVAGWFSTHPPVEERIKRLREMGG; encoded by the coding sequence ATGTACTCCCAAATCACCGCCAACAAACGCAAGACCTGGTTATTGATTGCAATTGCCTGCGCGGTGATTGTGGTTTTAAGTGTGGCCTTTGGCGCGGCATATAACGTGGACGCGGGGTCGTCTGTTGTCATCGGTACAATCTTTGCGAGTATTTACTCGCTCTTCAGCTATTACTTCTCCGACAAAATTGCGCTCTCGGTAAACGGAGCAAAACAGATAGAGAAAAAAGATGCGCCGGAGATTTGGAACATTGTGGAGAACCTGTGTATTGCTGACGGCGTCCCGATGCCGAAGATCTACATCATGGATGACGCCGCGCCAAATGCGTTTGCCACAGGTCGAGATCCTCAGCATGCATCAATTGCGTTTACAACGGGTCTCCTCTCAATTCTCGATAAACAAGAACTGGAAGGCGTGACGAGCCACGAGCTGTCGCACATTAAGAATTATGATCTGCGCGTGATGACCATCGTTGTCGTCCTGGTGGGCGCGATCATGATCATGAGTAACATCTTCCTCCATTCTCGATTCAGTGGCGGGGGAAGGAAAAATGACGCGCTCGTTGCTTTTGTGCTCGTCGGTATTGTGCTTTCAATCCTCTCCCCCATCTTCGCCCAGCTCATTCAGCTCGCCGTATCACGACAGCGGGAATACCTCGCCGACGCGTCTGGAGCGTTACTGACGCGGTTCCCCGAGGGACTTGCAAGTGCGCTTGAGAAGATTTCCCGCGCCAACGTACCCATGCAGAATGCGAACAAAGCTACGGCCCACTTGTTCATCGCCAACCCGTTCGGGAACAAAGTGGCCGGCTGGTTTTCTACGCATCCTCCCGTCGAGGAGAGAATTAAACGATTGAGGGAAATGGGAGGTTAA
- a CDS encoding GIY-YIG nuclease family protein — translation MEERNYYVYFMTNPNNSVIYTGVTNDISRRVQEHKEKYVEGFTKRYNCTKLVYVEVFSTAYDAISREKQIKGGSRNKKMLLIAQENPTWRDISEEL, via the coding sequence ATGGAAGAGCGAAACTACTACGTGTATTTCATGACGAATCCTAATAATTCCGTCATCTATACAGGAGTTACGAATGATATCTCTCGTCGAGTGCAGGAGCATAAGGAGAAGTATGTCGAAGGATTCACGAAGAGATACAACTGCACCAAACTTGTTTACGTTGAGGTGTTTTCGACTGCATACGATGCCATTTCTCGCGAAAAACAGATCAAGGGCGGATCGAGGAATAAAAAGATGCTTCTTATTGCGCAGGAGAACCCAACGTGGCGAGATATTTCTGAGGAGCTCTAA
- a CDS encoding 3D domain-containing protein → MKHLFLAFLLALTLSPAPALAVGLNCGQPNALNATCTCMYPNGFTTFEASQETVCISTCNDTYHGDSYQYDYCDETDPTIQRSSGRLNLHDAPVASDLVAPDAPVTPGIVEQFVTAPREIVIPILNVPIPGLDLAGSVTKSDGTVRSNLIGLYVQAAYRFLLVAGTLMAVTMLMVGGLEYVMSGGSSKRVDKAKTRIKNAVIGLVLLFAAFDLAFLIDPGTVLFKSLVVESVPQMASDVRSSFMLAESQVTGGASAKSTDLERFKAMGTPTKDELEKGVPFFITSYYAPAYGDKQGDLSFECNIAMQCSCPDSPISGRKNAPQSAKTCYSKGLNYYWEPCTPFASTVPFCNKTTAFKEGLVTTPPEGHHTAAVSRNVLPLGTVFKIFGAPDAASNSAIWYAEDTGGEIKGRRVDLFMGSGSSALATAKRNIGEVTLRVCPGNDPAKCPTTLN, encoded by the coding sequence GTGAAGCACCTCTTCCTCGCCTTTCTCCTGGCTCTCACCCTCTCCCCCGCCCCAGCCCTGGCGGTCGGGCTAAATTGTGGTCAGCCAAACGCGCTCAATGCCACCTGTACGTGCATGTACCCAAATGGGTTTACCACCTTTGAGGCAAGCCAGGAAACAGTCTGTATCTCAACCTGCAACGATACCTATCATGGCGACTCCTACCAATACGACTATTGCGATGAAACGGATCCTACTATTCAGCGCTCAAGCGGCAGGCTGAACCTGCATGATGCTCCCGTAGCCTCAGATCTAGTAGCCCCTGATGCGCCGGTAACTCCAGGCATAGTGGAACAATTCGTGACTGCCCCAAGAGAAATAGTTATCCCTATTTTGAACGTGCCGATTCCTGGTCTTGATCTAGCGGGGTCAGTCACCAAATCTGATGGCACTGTCCGCTCTAACCTCATTGGTCTGTATGTCCAAGCCGCCTACAGATTCCTACTAGTGGCCGGCACACTTATGGCCGTGACCATGCTCATGGTGGGCGGGCTGGAGTATGTGATGTCGGGTGGTAGCTCAAAGCGCGTAGACAAGGCCAAGACCCGTATTAAAAACGCGGTCATTGGGCTAGTGCTTCTGTTTGCGGCATTTGATTTGGCGTTTCTGATTGATCCGGGAACTGTGCTCTTCAAATCGCTGGTGGTTGAATCTGTGCCTCAGATGGCCAGCGACGTGCGGTCCAGCTTCATGTTGGCCGAGTCTCAAGTTACAGGCGGTGCGTCGGCCAAGAGCACTGATTTAGAACGCTTCAAAGCCATGGGCACACCAACCAAAGACGAATTAGAAAAAGGCGTCCCATTCTTTATAACTTCTTATTACGCCCCAGCCTACGGCGACAAGCAGGGCGATCTAAGTTTTGAATGCAACATTGCCATGCAGTGTTCCTGTCCAGATTCACCTATCAGTGGTCGAAAAAATGCTCCCCAGTCAGCTAAGACCTGCTACAGCAAAGGCTTGAATTACTACTGGGAACCATGTACTCCATTTGCTTCGACTGTTCCTTTCTGTAACAAAACAACAGCTTTCAAAGAAGGCCTCGTGACTACGCCGCCAGAAGGCCACCATACGGCGGCGGTCAGCAGGAACGTCCTGCCGCTCGGCACAGTCTTCAAAATATTCGGGGCGCCGGACGCGGCTTCAAACAGTGCTATCTGGTACGCGGAAGACACCGGTGGAGAAATCAAAGGAAGACGTGTAGACTTGTTCATGGGTAGCGGCTCATCAGCGCTGGCTACGGCCAAAAGAAATATTGGCGAGGTGACGCTCCGCGTCTGCCCTGGCAACGATCCGGCCAAATGCCCAACAACATTGAACTAG